In Haloarchaeobius amylolyticus, the genomic window GACCTCGACCTCCTCATCGAAGGTGCTGTCGAGGCTGGAGTGTTTGGTGGCAAAAGCGATGCACTACGAGAGTTCGTCCGTGAATACTTCGAGAACCATGAGAACGAGCGCATCGCAGCTGCAGTTGCTCTCTACGAGCGCGAGCGAATCACGCTCGGCGATGCCGCGAGACTCGCTGCTGTCGACCGATGGACGATGCGTGACATCCTGCGAGAACACGGGGTCGAACTTCGCCTCGGACTCGCCGACGAAGACGACGCAGCCTACGAGGTAGAAGCAGCGAAAGAACTGGAATTCGATGATGAAGACTCGGATGACGAGGAGTCGCGTGCGAAATGACAGGTGACGGGATTCCACCGAATCCGAGCGTCCTGAACACGACTGTCCTCTCGAATTTTGCGTA contains:
- a CDS encoding UPF0175 family protein, whose product is MGRITGSYPDDLDLLIEGAVEAGVFGGKSDALREFVREYFENHENERIAAAVALYERERITLGDAARLAAVDRWTMRDILREHGVELRLGLADEDDAAYEVEAAKELEFDDEDSDDEESRAK